The following proteins are encoded in a genomic region of Spirosoma sp. SC4-14:
- a CDS encoding helix-turn-helix domain-containing protein, producing MNNMESIQEFYHRVPQANASALSLNNAGPGHFNVFTRASCFQKTPYIRRDFYKVSLIIGTGKLYYANKWILIDRPALLFSNPVIPYSWEAASDDQQGWFCLFTESFIQPYERKETLSESPLFKIGGDPVFFINTQQLQDLSGIFQKMMIEIASSYPHKYDLLRNYLHLIIHEAMKMQPAESFERQISASARITALFIQLLERQFPIDTPENALVLKTANDYANSLSVHVNHLNRSVKETTGKTTTDHISARIVKEAQALLKHTDWNIAEIAYSLGFDYPTYFNIFFKRHTGLTPGEARSVAV from the coding sequence ATGAATAATATGGAGAGTATTCAGGAGTTTTATCATCGTGTACCGCAGGCAAATGCCTCTGCTCTTTCGTTAAATAATGCAGGTCCAGGCCACTTCAATGTCTTTACGCGAGCGTCATGTTTCCAGAAAACGCCCTACATACGCCGGGACTTTTATAAAGTTTCGCTCATTATTGGCACTGGCAAGTTGTATTATGCCAATAAGTGGATTCTGATTGACCGCCCCGCGCTGTTGTTTTCAAATCCGGTGATTCCTTATTCCTGGGAAGCCGCTTCTGATGATCAGCAAGGCTGGTTCTGCTTGTTTACTGAATCGTTTATACAACCCTACGAGCGAAAAGAGACACTTTCGGAATCGCCGTTATTCAAAATTGGAGGAGATCCCGTCTTTTTCATCAACACACAGCAATTACAGGACTTATCAGGCATTTTTCAGAAGATGATGATTGAGATAGCATCGTCCTACCCGCATAAATATGACCTGTTGCGGAATTACCTGCATTTGATCATCCACGAAGCTATGAAGATGCAACCCGCCGAAAGTTTTGAACGGCAGATTAGCGCATCGGCCCGTATAACTGCGCTGTTTATTCAGTTGCTGGAACGGCAATTCCCAATCGACACTCCCGAAAATGCCCTTGTCTTAAAAACGGCAAACGATTACGCCAACAGCCTGTCGGTCCATGTCAATCACCTGAACCGATCAGTAAAAGAGACGACCGGCAAAACAACCACCGATCATATATCGGCCCGGATTGTTAAGGAAGCCCAGGCTTTGCTCAAACATACCGATTGGAACATCGCCGAAATTGCCTATAGTCTTGGTTTCGACTACCCGACCTATTTCAATATTTTCTTTAAGCGACATACGGGCCTTACACCTGGCGAAGCGCGTAGTGTAGCTGTTTGA
- a CDS encoding ABC transporter permease: MLTNYIKIAWRNIVRNKTFSAINILGLALGMACSLLIFLWIQDERSVDNYHANGPQLYNIMERQYYDGKVVAHGATPALLSDELKKQFPEIRYAAGYTGWDANMTFAVGDKVNKVMGHWAGADWFKMFSIPLLAGTPQTALNEPNNLAISRKVADNYFGSPQAAIGKSMRVDNAKDYQVTAVFDDLPENSSDKYDFLLNWHDCIDRNSWMKEWGNNGPRTRIMVEPNTDVVKLEAKLKSFLNKYNKELNESFNIELFLQPFGQAYLYSNFENGQQSGGRIEYVRLFAIVAAFLLLIACINFMNLATARSARRAREVGVRKVIGAMRSLLVGQFVGEALMLTVLALIIALGVVYLFLPAFNSLTGKHISLQPTQASFWGVILGMTLATGIVAGSYPALFLSSLNPVRVLKGSLKFGSGARLFRQGLVVFQFTLSMLLIVGTIVVYRQVNYIQTKNLGYDRENLIRLSADGELGSKYETFKAEIQQLPGVQTVSYMDESPTNLGSSTGGVEWVGKDPNVNIQFTQTGVGYDFAKTLNVKVHGRDFSKEYGMDSTNYLVNEAAVKRIGYKNPVGQPITMWGKPGKIIGVMEDFHFQSLHEPIQPLILRLNPKASGRSILIRTQPGQTKQALTSLEGFCKAFNPKFPFSYQFVDEEYEKLYKSETIVGSLANYFAFLAIFISCLGLFGLSAFTAEQRTKEIGVRKVLGASVNSIVGLLSQDFLKLVLLAIVIASPLAWYVMNNWLQGFAYKTDITWWIFALAGVLAVLIAFFTVSFQSIKAALMNPVKSLRSE; this comes from the coding sequence ATGCTCACAAACTACATCAAAATTGCCTGGCGGAACATTGTCCGCAACAAAACCTTCTCGGCCATCAACATTCTGGGATTGGCACTGGGTATGGCGTGTAGCCTGCTCATTTTTCTGTGGATTCAGGATGAGCGAAGTGTGGATAACTATCATGCCAACGGCCCACAGCTTTATAACATTATGGAGCGCCAGTACTACGATGGTAAAGTTGTGGCCCACGGCGCTACCCCCGCTCTTCTGTCGGATGAGTTGAAAAAACAGTTTCCTGAAATACGCTATGCTGCCGGATATACGGGCTGGGATGCCAATATGACCTTTGCCGTTGGCGATAAGGTAAACAAAGTGATGGGGCATTGGGCCGGGGCCGACTGGTTTAAGATGTTCAGTATTCCGCTGCTGGCCGGAACGCCACAAACCGCCCTCAATGAGCCAAATAATCTGGCCATTTCACGAAAAGTGGCCGATAACTATTTTGGTAGCCCACAGGCCGCCATCGGCAAGTCGATGCGGGTCGATAATGCCAAAGATTATCAGGTAACGGCAGTGTTTGACGATCTGCCCGAAAATTCGTCGGACAAATACGATTTTCTGCTGAACTGGCACGACTGCATCGACCGCAATAGCTGGATGAAAGAATGGGGTAACAACGGCCCCCGCACCCGCATTATGGTAGAACCTAATACGGATGTGGTCAAACTGGAGGCTAAGCTTAAGTCGTTTCTGAATAAATACAACAAAGAACTTAACGAGAGCTTCAACATCGAACTTTTTCTACAGCCATTCGGGCAGGCTTATTTGTACTCCAATTTCGAAAACGGTCAGCAATCGGGTGGGCGTATTGAGTATGTGCGGCTGTTTGCTATTGTAGCGGCCTTTTTGCTGCTGATTGCCTGCATCAACTTCATGAACCTGGCAACGGCCCGCTCGGCGCGTCGGGCGCGTGAGGTGGGCGTACGGAAAGTGATTGGTGCAATGCGGAGTCTGCTGGTTGGGCAGTTTGTTGGTGAGGCTCTGATGCTTACAGTATTGGCGCTGATTATTGCACTTGGCGTTGTGTATTTGTTTTTGCCAGCGTTCAATTCACTAACGGGTAAACACATTAGTCTACAGCCAACTCAGGCTTCGTTCTGGGGCGTTATTCTGGGTATGACGCTGGCAACCGGCATCGTAGCAGGTAGTTATCCGGCACTGTTCCTGTCGTCGCTCAATCCGGTTCGGGTGCTGAAAGGTTCACTGAAATTTGGTTCGGGCGCCCGCCTGTTTCGTCAGGGGCTGGTAGTGTTCCAGTTTACCTTGTCGATGTTACTGATTGTTGGAACCATCGTTGTCTATCGGCAGGTCAACTACATACAGACCAAGAATCTGGGATATGATCGGGAAAACCTGATCCGACTATCGGCCGATGGCGAACTGGGTTCGAAATACGAAACATTCAAGGCCGAAATTCAGCAATTGCCGGGCGTCCAGACGGTGTCGTACATGGACGAATCGCCTACCAATCTGGGCAGCAGCACGGGGGGCGTAGAATGGGTCGGTAAAGACCCCAACGTAAATATTCAGTTCACACAGACGGGCGTAGGCTACGACTTTGCGAAAACGCTCAACGTGAAAGTACATGGCCGCGATTTCTCGAAAGAATACGGCATGGATTCGACCAACTATCTGGTCAATGAGGCCGCTGTGAAACGCATTGGCTATAAAAATCCGGTTGGTCAACCAATAACCATGTGGGGCAAACCCGGCAAGATTATTGGCGTGATGGAAGACTTTCATTTTCAGTCACTGCATGAGCCCATCCAGCCCCTGATTCTTCGCCTGAACCCGAAAGCCTCGGGTCGAAGCATCCTGATTCGGACGCAGCCGGGTCAGACCAAACAGGCGCTGACGAGTCTGGAAGGCTTCTGCAAAGCGTTTAATCCAAAGTTTCCATTCAGTTATCAGTTTGTTGACGAAGAATATGAGAAGCTATATAAAAGCGAAACCATAGTGGGAAGTCTGGCTAATTATTTTGCGTTTCTGGCCATTTTCATCTCGTGTCTGGGGCTGTTTGGCCTGTCGGCCTTTACGGCCGAGCAGCGGACGAAGGAAATTGGTGTTCGCAAAGTGCTGGGTGCTTCGGTAAACAGCATTGTTGGCCTACTCTCGCAGGATTTTCTGAAACTGGTTTTACTGGCTATTGTCATTGCGTCGCCACTTGCCTGGTATGTGATGAACAACTGGCTCCAGGGCTTTGCCTATAAGACCGATATTACGTGGTGGATATTCGCGCTGGCGGGCGTGCTGGCCGTTCTGATTGCCTTTTTTACGGTCAGTTTCCAAAGCATTAAAGCCGCGTTGATGAACCCGGTGAAATCACTTCGATCGGAATAA
- a CDS encoding ABC transporter permease: MLRNYIKIAWRNLVRNKAFSAINIVGLALGLATCLLISLYVFNELSYDRYSDKANRMVRVVFRGTMDGGQINEANVMPPVAQTLKADYPEVEEATRLQSVGYPTINIGDKTFRDERLAYADSNFFQVFALPLVEGDAKTALVQPGTAVITRALAQKFFGNANPLGKSISIKSWNALFRVTGVIDKIPVNSHFHFDMFMSMAGLPDAKSPSWMTSGYYTYLVLPKGYDPAKLEAKLPQMVSKYMGPQLQKAFGMTITQFRQKGNDVSFLLQPLTDIHLRSNLTGEMEANGDIQYVYIFGAIALFMLVVACINFMNLSTAGASKRAKEVGIRKVMGSVRQSLASQFLIESLLLTAIALALAVGLVYLTLPLFNELAGKALHFNFLATPWLLPGLVLLGVVVGVLAGSYPAFFLSSFKPVQVLKGARFTGGRKSIGLRSGLVVVQFFISITLMIGTTVVYRQLNFIQNKRLGYEKDQVLVLPETWLLDKKEEVFRNQIMQDPRVVNVSTSGYLPAGPSNNNNYMVYPETNSTQLVKTVRYDVDYNYIPTLGMQMAYGRNFSKAYGTDSSGIILNETAARTFGWNGNALGHTITHTENDGKPGVYRVIGVVKDFHFRSMHEAITPLVMVLGKNSGTVIVKIKTKDISGLLATLKQQWEKLTTDAPFNYSFLDERFNNTYLAEQKTGRILGFFAGLTIFVACLGLFGLATFMAEQRTKEIGVRKVLGASVPSIVGLLSRDFLKLVAIAIVLASPVAGYTMNKWLQDFAYKITIEWWMFVLAGVLAVLIALLTVSFQSIRAALMNPVKSLRSE, from the coding sequence ATGCTACGAAACTACATCAAAATCGCCTGGCGGAATCTGGTCCGCAACAAAGCCTTTTCGGCTATCAACATTGTTGGCCTGGCGCTTGGGCTGGCTACCTGCCTGCTCATTAGCCTGTACGTCTTCAATGAACTGAGCTACGACCGCTATAGCGATAAAGCGAACCGAATGGTGCGAGTGGTTTTTCGGGGCACTATGGATGGCGGTCAGATTAATGAGGCTAATGTGATGCCGCCCGTTGCCCAGACACTGAAAGCCGATTATCCCGAAGTGGAAGAAGCCACACGACTACAGAGTGTAGGCTATCCAACGATCAACATCGGCGATAAAACCTTTCGGGATGAGCGGCTTGCTTATGCCGATTCTAATTTCTTTCAGGTATTCGCATTGCCTTTGGTTGAAGGCGATGCCAAAACAGCACTGGTTCAGCCAGGCACTGCTGTTATTACCCGGGCATTGGCGCAGAAGTTTTTCGGCAATGCGAATCCACTGGGAAAGTCTATAAGCATTAAAAGCTGGAATGCACTCTTCCGGGTGACGGGCGTAATTGACAAAATACCGGTCAATTCGCATTTTCATTTCGATATGTTTATGTCGATGGCAGGACTTCCCGATGCCAAATCGCCTTCCTGGATGACGTCGGGCTACTACACCTATCTGGTTCTGCCCAAAGGATATGATCCGGCAAAGCTGGAAGCGAAGTTGCCACAAATGGTCAGCAAATACATGGGACCACAGCTTCAGAAGGCTTTCGGAATGACTATTACGCAGTTCCGTCAGAAAGGCAACGACGTCAGCTTTCTGCTGCAACCCTTAACCGATATTCATCTGCGCTCGAATCTGACGGGCGAAATGGAAGCGAACGGCGATATTCAATACGTCTATATTTTTGGGGCTATTGCCCTGTTTATGTTGGTTGTTGCCTGTATCAACTTCATGAATCTGAGCACCGCCGGTGCGTCGAAACGGGCCAAAGAAGTGGGCATTCGAAAAGTGATGGGCTCGGTGCGGCAGAGTCTGGCCAGTCAGTTTCTGATTGAGTCGCTACTCCTAACAGCAATTGCTCTGGCTTTGGCTGTTGGGCTGGTTTATCTCACACTGCCACTCTTCAATGAACTGGCCGGAAAAGCGCTTCATTTCAATTTTTTGGCTACACCCTGGCTGCTGCCAGGTCTGGTGTTGCTGGGCGTTGTGGTGGGGGTGCTGGCCGGCAGTTATCCTGCTTTTTTCCTGTCGTCGTTTAAACCTGTTCAGGTACTGAAAGGTGCCAGGTTCACAGGTGGCCGGAAGAGTATCGGTCTGCGGAGTGGGCTGGTTGTGGTTCAGTTCTTTATTTCGATAACGCTGATGATCGGCACAACGGTGGTTTATCGGCAGCTCAACTTTATCCAGAACAAACGATTGGGCTACGAGAAAGACCAGGTGCTGGTGTTACCCGAAACGTGGCTCCTCGACAAAAAAGAAGAGGTGTTCCGCAATCAGATCATGCAGGACCCTCGGGTGGTCAATGTTAGCACATCGGGCTACCTGCCAGCCGGGCCAAGCAATAACAACAACTACATGGTTTATCCCGAAACCAATTCGACCCAGTTGGTAAAGACAGTTCGGTACGACGTCGACTATAACTACATTCCGACGCTGGGGATGCAGATGGCCTACGGGCGAAATTTCTCGAAAGCGTATGGCACCGATTCGTCGGGTATTATCCTGAATGAGACAGCCGCCCGAACATTCGGCTGGAACGGCAATGCGCTGGGCCATACCATTACCCATACCGAAAACGACGGGAAACCGGGCGTTTACAGAGTGATTGGCGTCGTCAAAGATTTTCATTTTCGCTCGATGCACGAAGCCATTACACCGCTGGTGATGGTATTGGGAAAGAACTCAGGAACCGTTATTGTGAAAATTAAGACGAAAGACATTAGTGGGCTTCTGGCTACGCTGAAGCAACAGTGGGAGAAGCTGACTACCGATGCACCGTTTAATTACTCGTTCCTCGACGAACGCTTCAACAATACGTATCTGGCTGAACAGAAAACAGGTCGAATTCTGGGCTTTTTTGCGGGACTAACCATATTCGTGGCCTGTCTGGGTTTGTTTGGTCTGGCAACATTCATGGCCGAGCAACGTACTAAAGAAATCGGTGTTCGCAAAGTGCTGGGAGCCAGTGTGCCGAGTATTGTTGGGCTGCTCTCCCGCGATTTTCTGAAACTGGTTGCCATTGCCATCGTGCTGGCGAGCCCCGTTGCCGGGTATACTATGAACAAGTGGTTACAGGATTTTGCCTATAAGATCACTATTGAGTGGTGGATGTTCGTGCTGGCGGGTGTGCTAGCCGTTCTCATTGCGTTACTAACTGTAAGTTTTCAATCGATCCGGGCCGCATTGATGAACCCGGTGAAATCACTGCGGTCGGAATAA
- a CDS encoding ABC transporter permease, which yields MLRNYLKIAWRGLMKNRLFTFLNLLGLAAGLAVALLLMLYVTDELQFDKYHTHADRIYRVGLTVTFDGKSMKWASAPNAIGPTLKAEVPGVEQQTRLLHHNFGQTAFVNSGDRKFAEKKLYWADGSFFSIFDIPLVKGNPKTALDGPHKVVLSQATADRYFANENPIGKVLYVDNHDTLEVTGVYENVPGTSTIDADLIGSFASVGWAKELSWSNASFETFLLLSPQVNSAQIDKQLAVLINKHVPKADQWYGAWLQPLTDIHLYSSDITNSNTIRVGDIRQVKILLLLAIVILLIACINYMNLATARAQIRFREVGVIKTVGASMRHLVSRFYLETSLMVSLALVIAISLVIICLPLFNQLTGKQLSYWVLLTPPVWLGLLLIGVIITLVAGSYPAFYLSSFSPKYLLSTTFRNQSGAGLLRRSLVVIQFTASVVLMVSTFIFYRQLQFIQNQKLGYEPTQVLAIMTSGAKDKQQIDALMNDYRTLSSVVDVCRAQTFPGSGGSGRVITKADNQNTNSSEGMAIKTNRVGAEFLNVLGLKLLAGKTLPALKNEKDTTVQVVLNKTAVDYLGFTPQKAIGQKAHNLFGWDRAEIVGVVDDFHFESLHQPIGAYAFHNANTEGRPYLLVKTHTAQLSETMRQLERVFQKDMPDSAFEFTFLDEYLNTLYRAEQRTATVVLVFSALAILIACLGLFGLAAFTAEQRTKEIGVRKVLGASVFNIVGLLSKDFLKLVLVAILVAAPIAWYAMNEWLQGFAYRIAIEWWVFVLAGVLAALVAFLTVSFQSIRAALMNPVKSLRSE from the coding sequence ATGCTGAGAAATTACCTGAAAATTGCGTGGCGGGGCTTGATGAAGAACCGCCTGTTCACGTTTCTGAACCTGCTGGGATTGGCCGCGGGACTGGCCGTTGCTTTGTTGCTCATGCTCTATGTGACCGATGAGCTACAGTTCGACAAATACCACACCCATGCTGATCGGATCTACCGCGTTGGACTGACAGTAACCTTCGACGGGAAAAGTATGAAGTGGGCGAGTGCGCCAAATGCGATCGGGCCTACACTGAAAGCGGAGGTTCCCGGTGTTGAGCAGCAAACACGGTTATTGCATCACAACTTCGGACAAACGGCATTTGTCAACTCGGGTGATCGCAAATTTGCCGAAAAGAAACTGTACTGGGCCGATGGGAGCTTTTTTTCGATATTCGACATTCCGCTTGTTAAAGGAAATCCTAAAACGGCGCTCGATGGCCCGCATAAAGTTGTGCTAAGTCAGGCTACTGCCGACCGCTATTTTGCGAATGAAAATCCAATCGGCAAAGTCCTCTATGTCGATAACCACGACACGCTGGAGGTGACGGGCGTGTATGAGAATGTTCCGGGTACCTCCACCATCGATGCCGATCTGATTGGTTCGTTCGCCAGTGTTGGCTGGGCCAAAGAGCTTTCGTGGAGCAATGCCAGTTTTGAAACTTTTCTGCTGTTAAGCCCGCAGGTGAATTCGGCTCAGATCGACAAACAACTGGCCGTTCTTATTAACAAACACGTTCCGAAAGCCGATCAATGGTATGGGGCATGGCTACAGCCATTGACCGACATTCACCTGTATTCGTCCGACATTACCAATTCGAACACCATCCGTGTTGGCGACATTCGGCAGGTGAAAATTCTGCTGCTGCTGGCCATTGTAATTCTGCTGATTGCCTGCATCAACTACATGAATCTGGCCACAGCCCGCGCACAGATTCGTTTCCGTGAAGTGGGTGTTATCAAAACCGTTGGCGCATCGATGCGGCACCTGGTTAGCCGGTTTTATCTGGAAACCAGTCTGATGGTAAGTCTGGCCTTAGTGATTGCCATTAGTCTGGTAATAATATGCCTTCCGTTGTTCAATCAACTTACCGGAAAACAACTGAGTTATTGGGTGCTGCTGACTCCTCCGGTCTGGCTGGGCCTACTGTTGATCGGGGTAATAATTACGCTGGTTGCAGGATCTTATCCGGCGTTTTACCTATCGTCGTTTTCGCCAAAATATTTGCTCAGTACCACCTTCCGGAATCAGTCGGGCGCGGGGTTGCTGCGCCGGTCGCTGGTTGTGATTCAGTTTACGGCTTCGGTCGTGCTGATGGTCAGTACGTTTATTTTCTACCGGCAGTTGCAGTTTATTCAAAACCAGAAATTGGGCTACGAGCCCACTCAGGTACTGGCCATCATGACATCGGGAGCTAAGGACAAACAGCAGATCGACGCACTGATGAACGACTACCGGACGCTGAGCAGTGTGGTCGATGTATGCCGGGCGCAGACTTTTCCGGGGAGTGGCGGCAGTGGTCGAGTGATCACCAAAGCCGATAACCAGAATACGAATTCGAGCGAAGGGATGGCCATCAAGACCAATCGGGTAGGGGCGGAGTTTTTGAATGTGCTGGGACTGAAACTGCTGGCTGGCAAAACATTGCCCGCTCTGAAAAATGAAAAAGACACCACGGTGCAGGTGGTGCTGAACAAAACGGCCGTCGATTATTTAGGCTTCACTCCTCAGAAAGCAATTGGCCAGAAAGCGCATAACCTCTTTGGCTGGGATCGTGCCGAAATTGTTGGCGTGGTCGATGATTTTCATTTCGAATCGCTTCACCAGCCCATTGGCGCCTATGCCTTTCATAATGCCAATACGGAGGGGCGCCCGTATTTGCTGGTTAAAACCCATACGGCGCAGCTATCAGAAACCATGCGCCAACTGGAGCGGGTTTTTCAGAAAGACATGCCCGATTCTGCCTTTGAATTCACATTCCTTGATGAATATCTGAATACGCTCTACCGCGCCGAGCAACGGACGGCAACGGTGGTACTGGTGTTTTCGGCATTGGCTATTCTGATTGCCTGTCTGGGATTGTTCGGTCTGGCGGCCTTTACGGCCGAACAGCGAACGAAGGAAATTGGTGTTCGCAAAGTGCTGGGCGCATCGGTGTTCAATATTGTTGGCCTGTTATCGAAAGATTTCCTGAAGCTGGTACTAGTGGCTATTCTGGTAGCTGCACCTATTGCCTGGTATGCCATGAATGAGTGGTTACAAGGCTTTGCCTATCGCATCGCTATTGAGTGGTGGGTGTTTGTGCTGGCGGGCGTGCTGGCCGCTCTGGTTGCGTTCCTAACGGTTAGTTTTCAAAGTATTCGGGCCGCGTTGATGAACCCCGTAAAATCACTTCGATCGGAATAA
- a CDS encoding ABC transporter permease codes for MLTNYLKIALRNLGRNRLTTILNVVGLSVGIAACLVIYLIVQFELSFDKRVPDSEQVYRLVSKFKFGDEFYYNPGLSAPIPEAVRTKMAGIETVAAFHSSSFPTVEVPREGADPARFQAPKHGHDWLASADAAFFEILPRQWLAGSPKASLSKPGQIVLTERQAKLYFGDASPAIIGRRLIGQQYRDTLTLTVSGLIKDLDTPSDFDFQGFISLATQTTSKKRRDNLGYDQWNNTNSSSQCLIKLAPGTDPKRFGEQITKLAEANVAPDDDPGNRWLWLQPLSDIHFNADYASGQHVAHRPTLLILGLVGGFLLLLACVNFINLATAQSTQRAKEIGIRKTLGSERKQLMAQFLGETLLLTLLAAIVSIGLAQGALTYLGDIVPKGVVLDLLSPGLYLFLLGVALITALLAGVYPGALLARLSPVTTLQNRVGQATGNAALRKGLIVGQFTVAQVFIIGALLVGQQLRFMINSDQGFQREAIVTFSTPITSFFNGDHNNIRFTLADRIRKLAGVEQVSMANQTPLSGGWSTSTLEFASRKGTSKVNVYRKEVDTNFVDLYGLKVLAGRNLLASDTAREFVINETLARYMGFQKPSQAIGKLLGKMPIVGVIRDFNHRTLHNTIQPTALMSHKSNLHVFNVRFRQSGAASFDQTLAQIQKLWVDTYPDEPFEAKFFDESVAELYGKERNLSKLITLATGIAVLISCLGLFGLVTFTAERRTKEIGVRKVLGASVANIVTLLSRDFLILIIIAVLIASPLAWWGVDEWLKGFAYRIDLSLGIFLLAGLLVIGIALVTVSFQSIKAALMNPVKSLRSE; via the coding sequence ATGCTTACAAACTACCTCAAAATCGCTCTGCGCAATCTTGGGCGCAATCGTCTGACAACGATTCTCAATGTGGTCGGTTTGTCAGTGGGTATTGCTGCGTGCCTGGTTATTTACCTCATCGTGCAGTTCGAACTCAGTTTCGACAAGCGGGTGCCCGATAGTGAACAGGTGTACCGGCTAGTATCGAAGTTTAAGTTTGGCGACGAATTCTATTACAACCCCGGTTTATCGGCACCTATTCCCGAGGCAGTGCGAACGAAAATGGCAGGTATAGAAACCGTAGCTGCGTTTCATTCAAGCAGTTTTCCGACGGTTGAAGTACCCCGTGAAGGAGCCGACCCCGCCCGTTTTCAGGCACCCAAACATGGACATGACTGGCTTGCCAGCGCTGATGCTGCCTTTTTTGAAATTTTGCCCCGGCAGTGGTTAGCGGGTTCACCAAAAGCGTCGTTGTCGAAGCCAGGGCAGATCGTGCTCACCGAACGACAGGCTAAGCTGTATTTTGGCGATGCCAGTCCGGCTATTATTGGCCGTCGGCTCATTGGCCAGCAGTATCGCGACACGCTTACGCTGACCGTATCGGGATTGATAAAAGATCTGGATACGCCCAGTGATTTTGATTTTCAGGGTTTTATTTCACTGGCTACCCAAACCACCAGCAAGAAACGTCGGGATAATCTGGGGTATGATCAATGGAATAATACCAACTCATCGTCGCAATGTTTGATTAAGCTGGCACCGGGTACCGACCCTAAACGCTTTGGAGAACAGATTACAAAGCTGGCCGAGGCCAATGTCGCCCCTGACGACGATCCGGGTAATCGCTGGTTGTGGCTTCAGCCGCTGTCCGATATTCATTTCAATGCCGATTATGCTAGCGGCCAGCATGTAGCGCACCGGCCAACGTTGTTGATTCTGGGGCTGGTTGGCGGGTTTCTGTTGCTGTTGGCTTGCGTCAACTTCATTAACCTGGCCACGGCACAATCGACCCAGCGAGCCAAAGAAATTGGCATTCGAAAAACGCTGGGTAGCGAGCGCAAACAGCTTATGGCTCAATTTTTAGGTGAAACCTTGCTGTTGACCCTACTGGCGGCCATTGTGTCGATCGGATTGGCGCAGGGTGCTCTGACTTATCTGGGCGACATTGTACCGAAAGGCGTTGTGCTCGATCTGCTTAGCCCTGGTCTGTATCTTTTTCTGCTCGGTGTAGCACTTATCACGGCGCTGCTGGCGGGGGTGTATCCCGGCGCACTACTAGCGCGACTGTCGCCCGTAACAACCTTACAAAATCGGGTTGGGCAGGCTACGGGTAATGCTGCATTGCGAAAAGGATTGATTGTGGGGCAGTTCACTGTGGCACAGGTATTTATTATCGGAGCTTTGCTGGTCGGTCAGCAACTGCGATTCATGATCAATTCGGATCAGGGATTTCAGCGCGAAGCCATCGTTACGTTCTCAACTCCAATCACTTCCTTTTTTAACGGCGACCACAACAATATTCGCTTCACACTCGCCGACCGGATTCGGAAGCTGGCGGGCGTTGAGCAGGTTAGCATGGCCAACCAGACACCACTTTCGGGAGGATGGTCGACATCGACACTGGAGTTTGCTTCCAGAAAGGGAACGTCGAAGGTGAATGTATACCGCAAGGAGGTCGACACCAATTTTGTTGACCTATACGGATTGAAAGTGCTGGCGGGCCGAAATCTGCTGGCAAGTGATACGGCCAGAGAATTTGTCATTAACGAAACGCTGGCCCGCTATATGGGTTTTCAGAAGCCGTCGCAGGCAATAGGAAAGCTGTTAGGTAAGATGCCTATTGTTGGGGTCATTCGTGATTTTAATCATCGTACGCTACACAATACCATTCAGCCCACGGCGCTGATGAGCCACAAGAGTAATCTGCATGTTTTCAATGTGCGGTTTCGTCAGAGCGGAGCGGCTTCTTTCGATCAGACACTGGCTCAGATTCAGAAACTCTGGGTCGACACCTATCCCGATGAGCCATTCGAAGCGAAGTTTTTCGATGAATCCGTCGCTGAACTTTACGGCAAAGAGCGCAATCTGAGCAAGCTCATCACGCTCGCTACCGGTATTGCCGTATTGATCAGTTGCCTTGGGCTGTTTGGCCTGGTAACGTTCACCGCCGAACGGCGCACCAAAGAAATTGGTGTGCGGAAAGTGTTGGGCGCATCGGTAGCTAATATTGTTACCCTGCTGTCGCGAGATTTTCTGATTTTGATCATCATAGCCGTGCTCATTGCATCGCCACTGGCGTGGTGGGGAGTCGATGAATGGCTGAAAGGGTTTGCGTATCGTATCGACCTGTCGTTGGGAATATTCCTGCTGGCGGGGTTGCTGGTTATTGGCATTGCACTGGTAACGGTTAGTTTTCAAAGCATTAAAGCGGCACTGATGAATCCCGTAAAATCATTACGGTCTGAGTAA